The sequence caaaaccatgacttgtcagtgaagagcactttttgccagtcttgtctagaccagcaacggtgggtttgtgcccataggcgacgttgttgcctgtgatgtctggtgaggacctgccttacaacaggcctacaagccctcagtccagcctctctcagcctattgcagacagtctgagcactgatggagggattgtgcgttcctggtgcaaCTCGGGCAGTTgccttcctgtacctgtcctgcaggtgtgatgttcgcatgtactgatcctgtgcaggtgttgccactccgaggacaatcagctgtccgtcttgtCTCAATGTAGCGCTGTcataggcgtctcacagtacggacatttattgccctggccacatcagcagtcctcatgcctccttgcagcatacctaaggcacgttcacgcagatgagcagggaccctgggcatctttattttggtgttttttcagagtcagtagaaaggcctcttttgtgtcctaagttttcataactgggtGGTTCATCTCttgtggttcattgaacaagcatgggaaacaatgtttaagccctttacaatgaagaactgctccgcccataccgtaaggctctccagagggtagtgaggactGCACAACGGATCACcggggtaaactacctgccctccaagacacctacaccacccgatgtcacaggaaggctaaaaatatcatcaaggacaacaaacacccgagccactgcctgttcaccccgctatcatccagaaggcgaggtcagtacaggtgcatcaaagcggggaccgagagacagaagctggttttcaatctcaaggccatcaaactgttcaacagccatcactaacattgagtggctgctgccaacatactgattcAAATCTTTAGCCACTTTAgcaatggaaaaattgatgtaataaatgtatcactagctactttaaacaatgccacattatataatgtttacataccctacattactcatctcatatgtatatactgtactctataccatctactgcatcttgcctatgccgttcggcaatctctcattcatatatttttatttacatattcattactgattcattcctttacacttgtgtgtataaggtagttgttgtgaaatttttAGGTTAGAttagttgttagatattactgcatggtcggaactagaagcacaagcatttcgctacactcgcattaacatctgctaaccatgtgtatgtgaacaattcaaatttgatttgatgtgggtgggcctggcacacTTGAGAGCCAAGCcctgccaatcagaatgagttttccccacaaaagggctttattacagacagaaatgccCCTTAGtgtcatcagctgtccggatggctggtctcagacgatcccacaggtaaaGAAGCCGGTTGTGGATGTCCttggttggcgtggttacacgtggtctgtggttgggaggccggttggacgtgctgccaagttggaggtggcttatcgTAAAAAACTGAACATTAAATCCTCTGGCAacagatcttttatttcagctcatgaaacatgggatcaacactttacaagttgtgtttatttttgttcactaCAGTTTACTCATGTTTCCCTATGAAAGTGTAGGAGTAGTACCTCAACCTGTCCAGTAAATGGCAAGGTGTAGGCCTGTTCAAAGCACTCAAACTGGATTCTGTGACATGTGGATCAGATTAATGTCATCAGATTATTTTCAGAACAAAATGTTTATAAACTCAGATCGATCTGATCATGGATAAATGATCACAGAATCCAAATCATtcagacccccccacccccaccaaaaAAAGGTTTCAAAGCAGCGCCAGAGGACGTCTCCCTCTGTGACAAATTTAGTGCTTTAATCAAACATTTTACTAGAGTCCACACTTGCAGCTTTAGATTTAAATCCTCCATGAACAAATTGTCAGAAACTAAAAGTCccgttttcaggaccctgtcaatCAAAGATaaattgtaaaaatccaaataacttcacagatcttcattgtaagggCTTTAACATTGTTTccctgcttgttcaatgaaccattaacatttaatgaacatgcacctgtcgaacggtcgttaagacactaacagcttacagacggtaggcaattaaggtcacagttatgaaaacttaaaacacaaaagaggcctttctactgacaccAAAATACAGaatcccagggtccctgctcatctgagtgaacgtgccttaggtatgctgcaaggaggcatgaggactgcagattaCCAGGGCAAAatattgcaatgtctgtactgtgagacgcctacgaCAGCGCTATATTGATgcaagacggacagctgatcgtcctcggagtggcagaccacgtgtgacaacacctgcacaggatcggtacatgcggacatcacacctgcaggacaggtacaggaaggcaacaactgcccgagctgcaccaggaacgcacaatccctccatcagtgctcaggctgtccgcaataggctgagagaggctggactgagggcttgtaggcctgttgtagtaaggcaggtcctcaccagacatcacaggcaacaacgtcgcctatgggcacaaacccaccgtcgctggtctagacaggactggcaaaaagtgttctacATTGACGAGgtacggttttgtctcaccgggggtgatggtcggattcacgtttgaGCGTTACACGAGGCCTGAACTCTGGAGTGGGAtccatttggaggtggagggtccgtcatggtctggggcggtgtgtcacagcatcatcggacggaGCTTGTTGtcatgcaggcaatctcaacgctgtgcgttacagggaagacatcctcctccctcatgtggttcccttcctgcagactcatcctgacatgaccctccagcatgacaatgccaccatccatactgctcgttctatgcgtgatttcctgcaagacaggaatgtcagtgttctgccattgccAGCAAAGAGGTCGgaactcaatcccattgagcacgtctaggacctgttggatcggagggtgaggaccattccccccagaaatgtctgggaacttgcaggtgccttgctgGACGAGTGGGGtaatatctcacagcaagaactggcaaatctggtgcagtgcatgagatgcactgcagttcttAATACATCTGGTGTCCACAACAGAtagttacttttgaccccccctttgttcctggacacattattccatttgttagtcacatgtttgtggaacttgttcagtttgttgttgaatcttatgttcatacacatttttgtccatcaagtttgctgaaaattacaAAGCTGACAGTGaggatgtttttttccccctgagGTTAGTTGCTTGACAGTCCTAAAATGTCAGAACGCTAAGTGTTTCTTGAAATTGTTGGAAACCTTGATACCAAAAAAAGCAAGTCACCAGCCAggcttaagaacaaattcatatttatgtCTCTAGATGTTGTACAAAGTGAGAGCTTAAGAACCCCTTTATAAAATCTATTGAAGTTCCTGTCAGGGGCTTCTGCGAGTGCAACCTCATTGTGGTCAGGTAGAAATGGATTGTGCAGAAGACCACATTGAGAGTTGACATAAGGAATGTCTGAACGACTTCAAGTGGAGTACTTTTCACAGCTGAAATAAATGAACGCATATGAGTGCATCCATGTGTCTGGCCAGACCAACATTGTAGAACAGTCAGAATGTATCAAGTTGATTTAATGTTTCTGAATAAGGTCAAGGAGAAACTTCAGCGTCCCTGGGACAGGTTAGTGACAGGTAATGGGACGATGAGTTACACTGCATTCACATTCTTTAGGCATTGGTGGAAAAAGGCAGATTACTGTAAAGCAAACAGCCTACACTAAGGGACAGGTAGTGTATGAACATATGAGGGAGCTCTGACAAGTTAGAAAACTTTAGAACAAACTACCAGAAACAAATCTGTTTAGACAAGTGTATAACAAAAACGCAAATTCCCTTTTACTCCAGGCCCACAGTCTGTTACCAAACAGCAAGCACATGGTAGGCAGAAGAGATTATATTTTAAGGACAAGGTTTTTTGAAAGTCAAATGGTTTATTGAGCAAATCATGCAAGAGTAGCAGGAACACCAGGCTAAATCAAAAGCATAACCGTAGAACCTAAAAGTGTGTCAGCAATATCGCTACATACAGAAGTCAATTTAGTCGTATGTTTATAAAAACGATTCATAACATTGTATCATCCACCTCTGTATACAATTTGCATGACGATGTACAAGTGAAGGAGATCCTCATTTCAAACAAGTGCATTAGTTCACACATTTCCCCACCTCAGTTACTGTGCCTCTTGCAGAAAAGGGTAAAGGTAACAGGGATAAGACGATTAAAGAGTTGGCCAAACCAAATTATGATCTCCCTAGTTGAGTGGTCGGGCCGTCTGTTCAAGGCttgtcgcttctgctgaggcgccggggcctgccgcttctgctgaggcgccggggcctgttgcttccgctgaggcgccggggccggaCGCTACCactgaggcgccggggccggaCGCTACCactgaggcgccggggccggaCTTTACACTTGACatggcattgtggccagtagcttctgctgacgtggcattgtggccagtagcttctgctgacgtgacattgtggccagtagcttctgCTGACGAGGCGCGGGGGCctgtcgcttctgctgaggcgccggggcctgtcgctactgctgaggcgccggggccggacgctactgctgaggcgccggggcctgttgcttctgctgaggcgccggggcctgttgcttctgctgaggcgccggggcctgttgcttctgctgaggcgccggggcctgttgcttctgctgaggcgccggggccggaCGCTAccgctgaggcgccggggcctgttgcttctgctgaggcgccggggcctgttgcttctactgaggcgccggggccggaCTTTACACTTGACatggcattgtggccagtagcttctgctgacgtggcattgtggccagtagcttctgctgacgtggcattgtggccagtagcttctgctgacgtggcattgtggccagtagcttctgctgacgtggcattgtggccagtagctttagcatttggaccagacaccacactTGCTTGGGCATAGGATCCAGTTGGTTCAGGTCCAGTGTAGGCAGGATGCCCATGAGCGTTACCTAGGAAACAAAGAAAACATTGTGGTAAAATGCCAGCCTTCATTTGGATCGGAACTAGACCTGCGATTTGACCTGAATTAGTGTAAAGCAAAACGCACCTTTAAGTGTAAAACAAGTTATCCCTCCAATTAGCAGGCAACAAATCCAAgaaacactacaaaacagtcAGACAGTTAAACATAAATAACCAGTGAACACTTTAAGACATGGTAAACCAACCAGATGAACGCATTGAAAAACTAACCTCAAAGAGAGTCCAAAAGTCACAGCCATTTTAGTGATCAAAACCACAACAGTATTCAAGAACTAATTCTCGACAGCCTGCCAGAATATCCCGGTTGCTATTTCTAACAGCTGTTTTGGTTGCACCTCATAAAGGAAtcccagacccttctaccctggCTGGCTAATTAtgtacagctgtcagccaatgaaCTTCATTTCCATTGGTTCAATTTCCCAAATGTGATTAGGTGCAGTCATCCGTTGCCGTATGGTGAACAACAGAGGGAGAATTGGACGACAAAAGAAAGAGACCAAATTCagttcaacaacttacaaaaaaacaGACAATTGATGAACGCATATTACATTTCATACATGTTCAGTCGTCTGTAGCTGccaaattctgatctttttcccactaattggtcttttcacCAATCAGGTCAGCCGTTTTGCCAGCAATTGTGATTGCGTCCAAACAGACTTCAGCCACTTTCCAAAGCTTAGATGTTGCTGAAGTCTGCCAGATCTTACATCGCCTTGATAGGTATTTtaagtatcagctaaccacatcatatgtcagaggatgacacagttgatgttgtggcacgcaaccattggttgttGCGTTGCCTCACTTTAGCTGTAGAAACTGACCTATTGCTGTGTTACACAGGGAGCCCAATTCTAATCTTTTTTCCAATTATTAATGTTTTgagcaatcacatcagatcttttcacatcagatcttagtcaaaagactaattagtgaaaaaaaaatatcagaattgggatgcCTTGGTAATGCAGCCTATGAGGGAGTTCTACTAACCTGAACCGCAGTGCACCGGTCTACGGAAGGTGATGTGAAAAGGCAAAAGCAGTGAGGGAGAAGCGCTCTTCTCAAATCGTACAGTTAGTGGTGTAATGGAGGATATACGCAGGTGTACCACTTTGTTTTCAATGGACATTTCGTGTACTCAATTCTTAACCCCCACTGATGTGTATCAAagtagtatagtggaggtatatgcTGTATCAATTCataaggctgatggaacagatcagaatgttagGATCCAAATGTTGAAAAATGagtatttcttcacattttaagtGCATTAATGTGCACACGGTGGTAGGCCTATtcagaatgttccaaaatgcacaCCGCACCAGAGCAGGCTGGTGGGAGGATTATCTCAGATTATCAGCAAtaccacaaggtatgactccaaacacccagaaaaggctactctccttgatgtcaccctcacaaataatcctgataggtatcagtctggtgttttctgtaatgaccttagtgatcaccgttttcgtaatggctgctctgtgaaacgacctgtcctgatttgtcatagacgcttgctaaaaaactttcatgagcaagccttccttcatgaactggcctctgtaaaatggtatagaatcagcttgatcccctctgttgaagatgcttttttgatattttcagtgataTTGTTAACATAACAAGTGCCGTCAGATCAGTAGGctagtttttgtttttattttttaattatacctttatttaaccaggtaggctagttgagaataagATCTCATTTAAAACtacgacctggtcaagataaagcaaagcagttcgtcacatacaacacagagttacacatctaataaacaaacatacagaataatacagtagaaaaaataaatatatatatatagtgtgtgcaaatgaggtaagattagggaggtaaggcaataaaataggccatagtggcgaggtaattatgatatagcaattaaacactggagtgatagatgtgcagaagatgaatgagatactggggtgcaaaggagcaaaataaataaatgaatacagttcggggatgaggtagatggatgggttatttacagatgggctatgtacaggtgcaatgatctgtgagctgctctgacagctggtgcttgaagttagtgagggagataaagagTCTCCAGCTCcagcgatttttgcagttcgttccagttattggcagcagagaactggaatgaaaggtggccaaaggaggaattggctttgggggttaccagtgaaatatacctgctggagcgcgtgctgctacagtgaccagtgaactgagataaggcggggctttacctagcaacggCAATTTACATATGTTAATGCATTAGTGTGTTTGTGCAtctgttacacatacacacaaccagtagttcacatgggggagaggcgttgtgccgtgaggggTTCCTTTGTTTTTTTAATCCCGGTTAGCTGGTCTCTTGCGCtatatggaagggagttccagCCAATCATGGCTCTATAACACTGTGCGTTTCATTTGTTcttgatttggggactgtgaaaagacccctggtggcataacTGGTGGGTTAAGTGTGTGcatgttgactatgcaaacaatgagGAATTAAAAGAAATGCAGTCAACCTTTCCTCAACTACCAGAAACAAAGGTAAACAAATGAGTTTGCACAAGTGGTGTGATCCACAATCCCTTTTCCTCCAGACCCAGTCTGTCCCTAATCAGCAAACATATGGTAGGCAGAAGAGAAACCCACATTTAAAGAGAAGGCATTTTGGAAGTCAAATTGTTTATTGAACAAATCATGTAAGAGTAGCAGGAACACCAGGCCAAATCAAAATCATAACCGTACAACCTAAGTGTCAGCAATAGTGGCCAAATCAGAGGTACATTTTTGTCGTATGGTGAAGGAGTTCCTCATTTCAAACAAGCGCATTAGTTTGCATAATTCCTCACCTCAATTACCTTTGCCCTTTTCTTCAAATGGAGGCACAGTAACAGGAGAAAGACGATTAAGGAGTTGGGCAAACCAAATTATGATCTCCCTATCTAGCTTGTTGAGGGGTCGGGCCGTCTGTGCAAGGCCGGCCGCTTCTGCAGAGGTATGTTTGGCAGTTGCTTCAGCAGAGGCGCGGGGGCCGGCGGCCGCTACTGCAGAGGTATGGCTGGCAGTTGCTTCAGCAGAGGCGCGGGGGCCTGCGGCCGCTTGTGCAGAGGTATGGCTGGCAGTTGCTTCAGCTGAGGCGCGGGGGCCGACGGCGGCTTCTGCAGAGGTATGGCTGGCAGTTGCTTCAGCTGAGGCGCGGGGGCCGGCGGCCGCTACTGCAGAGGTATGGCTGGCAGTTGCTTCAGCAGAGGCGCGGGGGCCTGCGGCCGCTTGTGCAGAGGTATGGCTGGCAGTTGCTTCAGCTGAGGCGCGGGGGCCGACGGCGGCTTCTGCAGAGGTATGGCTGGCAGTTGCTTCAGCTGAGGCGCGGGGGCCGACAGTGGCTTCAACAGAGGTATGTTTGGCAGTTGCTTCAGCAGAGGCGCGGGGGCCAGCCGCTTGTGCAGAGGTATGGCTGGCAGTTGCTTCAGCTGAGGCGCGGGGGCCAGCCGCTTCTGCAGAGGTATGGCTGGCAGTTGCTTGAGCTGAGGCGCGGGGTTCGACGGCCGCTTCTGCAGAGGTATGTTTGGCAGTTGCTTCAGCAGAGGCGCGGGGGCCAGCCGCTTCTGCAGAGGTATGGCTGGCAGTTGCTTCAGCTGAGGCGCGGGGGCCTGTGGCCGCTTCTGCAGAGGTATGGCTGGCAGTTGCTTCAGCTGAGGCGCGGGGGCCAGCCGCTTCTGCAGAGGTATGGCTGGCAGTTGCTTCAGCTGAGGCGCGGGGGCCAGCCGCTTCTGCAGAGGCATGGTTGGCAGTTGCGGCATTTGGACCCTGCGTCACACTTGCCAGGCTATTGTAGCCAGTAGCTTTAGCATttggaccagacaccacactTGCTTGGGATCCAGTTGGTTCAGGTCCAGTGCAGGCAGGATGCCCATAAGCGTCACCTAGGAAACAAAGAAAACATTGTGGTAAAATTCCAGCCTTAAGCCATTGGAACTAGACTGTGATTTAAATTACTTTGAACCAAAACGCACCTTGAAGGGTAAAGCACGTTATCCCTCCAATTAGCAGGCAACAAATCCAAGAAACACTATAAAACATTCAGACAGTTAAACATAAATAAACAGTAAACACTTTAAGACAAGGTAAACCAATCAGATGAATACATTGAAAAACTAACCTCAAAGAGAGTCCAAAAGTCACAGCCATTTTAGTGATCAAAACCACAACAGAATTCAAGAACTAATTCTCGACAGCCTGCCAGAATATCCCTGTTGCAATGTCTAACAGCTGTTTTGGTTGCACCTCATAAAGGAATCCCAGACCCTTCTTACCTGAATGGCTAATTATGTACAGGTGTCAACCAATGAACTTAATTTCAATTGGTTGGCcacattatgactgacttgtgactGAATGAATGCTCATAATTCTGAGTTTTTTAACTCCGCTGTTCTGGGGAAGAAATTACGAGTCCTCACTGTCCGAGACAGAGTACAAATGCATCTGACACCGAGACAAGACTGAGACACTGAATATGTGGTTTCGAGACCTGACTCGAGACAGAGaccaaaaggtaaaataaataaacatacagtgccttgcgaaagtatttggcccccttgaactttgcgaccttttgccacatttcaggcttcaaacataaagatatataactgtattttttgtgaagaatcaacaacaagtgggacacaatcatgaagtggaacgacatttattggatatttcaaacttttttaacaaatcaaaaactgaaaaattgggcgtgcaaaattattcagcccctttactttgcagcaaactctctccagaagttcagtgaggatctctgaatgatccaatgttgacctaaatgactaatgatgataaatacaatccacctgtgtgtaatcaagtctccgtataaatgtacCTGCaatgtgatagtctcagaggtccgttaaaagcgcagagagcatcatgaagaacaaggaacacaccaggcaggtccgagatactgttgt is a genomic window of Oncorhynchus kisutch isolate 150728-3 linkage group LG21, Okis_V2, whole genome shotgun sequence containing:
- the LOC116356159 gene encoding proline-rich protein 4-like: MPQLPTMPLQKRLAPAPQLKQLPAIPLQKRLAPAPQLKQLPAIPLQKRPQAPAPQLKQLPAIPLQKRLAPAPLLKQLPNIPLQKRPSNPAPQLKQLPAIPLQKRLAPAPQLKQLPAIPLHKRLAPAPLLKQLPNIPLLKPLSAPAPQLKQLPAIPLQKPPSAPAPQLKQLPAIPLHKRPQAPAPLLKQLPAIPLQ
- the LOC116356152 gene encoding probable endo-1,3(4)-beta-glucanase An02g00850; protein product: MAVTFGLSLSVSWICCLLIGGITCFTLKGNAHGHPAYTGPEPTGSYAQASVVSGPNAKATGHNATSAEATGHNATSAEATGHNATSAEATGHNATSAEATGHNAMSSVKSGPGASVEATGPGASAEATGPGASAVASGPGASAEATGPGASAEATGPGASAEATGPGASAEATGPGASAVASGPGASAVATGPGASAEATGPRASSAEATGHNVTSAEATGHNATSAEATGHNAMSSVKSGPGASVVASGPGASVVASGPGASAEATGPGASAEAAGPGASAEATSLEQTARPLN